The Acidimicrobiia bacterium genome includes a window with the following:
- a CDS encoding peptidylprolyl isomerase translates to MHKIVPLALACLFAVSCGGSGAVMARVGDATITEGDVAALFEARSMPIGDDLRSALFRLSALEVLLDAMEADFDLELDPAEVDRTFEEMQADLTARGVTPSDALGVPNAGMGMVRFNAELAVIRALVSAQVLRSAEFLDTLYRDGIGVTTVCVQHVLVATEDEALDVLERLDDGEDIGDVAADVSLDTSERGDLGCRPASEYVTDFAYASVQADIAVPTGPVQTQFGFHILIVSDREVLDRALVESDPLAYLSGVDAGFAWNNWVNDTLRAAEVHVEPQYGTWSPTGIQAPDAE, encoded by the coding sequence TGCACAAGATCGTCCCCCTGGCTCTCGCCTGCCTGTTCGCCGTCTCCTGCGGCGGCAGTGGAGCGGTGATGGCGCGTGTCGGCGATGCCACCATCACCGAAGGCGATGTCGCCGCGCTGTTCGAGGCGCGGTCGATGCCGATCGGCGACGATCTTCGCTCTGCTCTGTTCCGGCTGTCTGCCCTCGAGGTGTTGCTCGACGCCATGGAGGCTGATTTCGATCTCGAGCTGGACCCGGCCGAGGTCGATCGCACGTTCGAGGAGATGCAGGCCGACCTGACGGCCCGTGGCGTCACTCCGTCCGACGCCCTCGGCGTCCCCAATGCTGGGATGGGCATGGTCCGATTCAACGCCGAGCTCGCCGTGATTCGGGCACTCGTGTCGGCCCAAGTGCTGCGCTCGGCAGAGTTTCTCGACACGCTCTACCGCGATGGCATCGGGGTGACCACCGTATGCGTCCAGCACGTGCTGGTCGCCACCGAAGACGAGGCATTGGACGTCCTCGAGCGGCTCGATGACGGTGAGGACATCGGTGATGTGGCCGCCGACGTGTCCCTCGACACTTCCGAGCGCGGTGACCTGGGCTGCCGACCCGCCAGTGAGTACGTGACCGACTTCGCATACGCCTCGGTGCAGGCCGACATCGCGGTGCCGACCGGCCCGGTGCAGACTCAGTTCGGGTTCCACATCCTCATCGTGTCCGACCGGGAGGTGCTCGATCGCGCCCTGGTCGAATCCGATCCGTTGGCGTATCTGTCCGGTGTCGACGCCGGCTTCGCGTGGAACAACTGGGTCAACGACACCCTGCGAGCCGCCGAGGTCCATGTCGAGCCGCAGTACGGGACCTGGTCCCCCACGGGCATTCAGGCCCCCGACGCCGAATGA
- the mazG gene encoding nucleoside triphosphate pyrophosphohydrolase: MSGIQAVGLGPAGLDWISARAAGILLDAGATVVVRTLDHPAARELAAQRQVVTCDDLYESAETFDGVYAAIVARLVDLALSGPVVYAVPGSPIVGERVVGLLRQAGVAVDVVVAPSFIEAALGALGIDPLERGLAVLDAHDLPYPLLLGLPTLIGQLDSAMAIDAVRDGLLTVLDADAEVTLVTDAGGESPGLLRLPLGELRSSHAGLRVSLFVDVPAPGWPGLVRTSARLRLDCPWDREQTHHSLAKHLLEEAHEVLESIERLPAEAPLGAPDVAGYVELEEELGDLLIQVVLHATLASEAGMFGIEEVAEGVRRKLVTRHPHVFGTVDATTPEQVMANWEAIKQDEKGRHSRLDGIPVGLPALARAFETQARAASVGFDWPSVEGPLDKVAEEVAELAEAEGSGRSDEFGDLLFSLVNVARHLGIDPEQALRRTVARFERRFRAIEAEGDIRGLTLAEMDERWERAKGTS, translated from the coding sequence ATGAGTGGCATCCAGGCGGTCGGACTCGGTCCGGCTGGCCTGGATTGGATCTCGGCACGGGCTGCGGGCATCCTTCTCGACGCGGGAGCCACGGTGGTGGTGCGCACGCTCGATCATCCGGCAGCGCGGGAGCTGGCAGCGCAACGCCAGGTGGTGACCTGCGACGACCTCTACGAGTCGGCTGAGACGTTCGATGGCGTGTACGCCGCGATCGTGGCTCGCCTGGTCGATCTGGCGCTCTCCGGACCCGTCGTCTACGCCGTTCCGGGGTCTCCGATCGTGGGTGAGCGGGTCGTCGGGTTGCTGCGCCAGGCCGGGGTGGCGGTCGATGTGGTCGTCGCGCCGTCGTTCATCGAGGCTGCCCTGGGGGCGCTGGGGATCGATCCGCTCGAGCGGGGACTTGCGGTGCTCGACGCTCACGATCTGCCGTATCCGCTCCTCTTGGGGCTTCCCACGCTCATCGGCCAGCTCGACTCGGCGATGGCCATCGACGCGGTGCGTGACGGGCTGCTCACCGTGTTGGATGCCGACGCGGAAGTGACCCTGGTGACCGACGCTGGCGGGGAGAGCCCGGGGCTGCTGCGGCTCCCGCTCGGCGAGCTCCGTTCGAGCCATGCCGGACTGCGGGTCAGTCTGTTCGTCGACGTTCCCGCCCCGGGCTGGCCGGGATTGGTTCGGACCAGCGCCCGCCTCCGACTGGACTGCCCCTGGGATCGTGAGCAGACCCACCACTCGCTCGCCAAACACCTCCTCGAGGAGGCCCACGAGGTACTCGAGTCGATCGAGCGGCTCCCTGCGGAGGCTCCCCTCGGCGCCCCCGACGTCGCCGGGTACGTCGAACTCGAGGAGGAGCTCGGTGACCTGCTCATCCAGGTGGTCCTGCACGCCACGCTCGCATCCGAGGCCGGCATGTTCGGCATCGAGGAGGTCGCCGAGGGTGTCAGACGCAAGCTCGTCACGAGGCACCCACACGTTTTCGGCACCGTCGACGCCACCACGCCCGAACAGGTCATGGCGAACTGGGAGGCGATCAAGCAGGACGAGAAGGGCCGCCACTCACGCCTCGACGGCATCCCGGTCGGCCTTCCGGCGCTCGCCAGGGCGTTCGAGACACAGGCCCGGGCCGCCTCCGTCGGGTTCGACTGGCCGTCGGTGGAGGGACCGCTCGACAAGGTGGCCGAGGAGGTGGCAGAACTCGCCGAGGCGGAGGGGTCCGGCCGCTCCGACGAGTTCGGGGACCTGCTGTTCTCCTTGGTCAACGTGGCGCGGCACCTCGGCATCGACCCCGAGCAGGCCCTGCGCCGCACGGTGGCGCGATTCGAGCGCCGCTTCCGGGCCATCGAAGCGGAAGGTGACATCCGGGGACTCACCCTCGCGGAGATGGATGAGCGGTGGGAAAGAGCCAAAGGGACCTCGTGA